A stretch of the Flavobacterium sp. 5 genome encodes the following:
- a CDS encoding bifunctional GNAT family N-acetyltransferase/carbon-nitrogen hydrolase family protein: MQTKIKKVELRNLMIEDYKELKKSMIQAYPEMENAYWKQPDIENLLERFAEGQLVILADGKVVGAALSLIVDEILVDKNPNYAKITGNYTFSTHNPKGEILYGIDVFINPDYRGLRLGRRLYDARKELCENMNLKGIVFAGRIPNYKKHADKLTPKKYIEKVRKKELHDPVLNFQLSNDFHVMRIMKNYLEGDIDSKDFAVLLEWNNVYYDESPVLINTTKSIIRLGLIQWQMRPLSNLDALFEQAEFFIDAVSGYKSDFALFPELFIAPLMADYNHLSEPEAIRELAKYADPIRKKFQEFAISYNINIISGSMPYLENGNLYNVGFLCKRDGTSEMYYKIHITPNEVLHWGMKGGSQFKTFDTDCGKIGIMICYDVEFPELSRLLADEDMNILFVPFLTDTQSGYTRVRHCSQARAIENECYVAIAGCVGNLPKVNNMDIQYAQTALFTPSDFQFPSTGIKAEATPNTEMTLIVDVDLNLLKELHEHGSARILKDRRTDLYEITRLGKA; the protein is encoded by the coding sequence ATGCAAACCAAGATAAAAAAAGTAGAGTTACGAAATCTAATGATTGAGGACTACAAAGAATTAAAAAAATCAATGATTCAGGCTTATCCCGAAATGGAAAATGCTTATTGGAAGCAACCAGACATTGAAAACTTACTGGAACGATTTGCAGAAGGACAATTGGTAATTTTAGCTGACGGAAAAGTAGTCGGCGCCGCTTTATCGCTGATTGTAGATGAAATTCTCGTAGATAAAAATCCTAATTATGCGAAAATAACGGGTAATTATACGTTCTCCACGCACAACCCAAAAGGAGAAATATTATATGGTATCGATGTTTTTATCAATCCTGATTACAGAGGATTGCGATTAGGAAGACGCTTATACGATGCCCGCAAAGAATTATGTGAAAATATGAATCTAAAAGGAATCGTTTTTGCTGGAAGAATACCAAATTATAAAAAACATGCCGACAAGTTAACCCCAAAAAAATACATTGAGAAAGTTAGAAAAAAAGAATTGCATGACCCTGTTCTGAATTTTCAGCTGAGTAATGATTTTCACGTGATGCGAATCATGAAAAACTATTTGGAAGGTGATATTGATTCTAAGGACTTTGCTGTATTATTGGAATGGAATAATGTCTATTACGACGAAAGTCCTGTATTAATAAACACTACAAAAAGCATCATTAGGCTTGGATTAATTCAATGGCAAATGCGTCCCTTATCAAATTTGGATGCTTTATTTGAACAAGCCGAATTTTTTATCGATGCTGTATCGGGTTACAAAAGTGATTTTGCACTTTTCCCAGAGTTGTTCATTGCACCTTTGATGGCCGATTACAATCATTTATCGGAACCAGAAGCCATCAGAGAATTGGCAAAATATGCAGATCCCATTCGTAAAAAATTTCAGGAATTTGCTATATCCTATAATATCAATATCATTTCTGGAAGTATGCCTTATTTAGAAAACGGCAACTTGTACAATGTTGGTTTTCTTTGCAAAAGGGACGGAACTTCTGAAATGTATTATAAAATTCATATCACTCCAAATGAAGTACTGCATTGGGGAATGAAAGGCGGTTCGCAATTTAAAACCTTTGATACCGATTGCGGAAAAATTGGAATCATGATTTGTTATGATGTTGAATTTCCAGAACTCTCCAGACTTTTGGCTGACGAGGATATGAATATTCTATTTGTTCCTTTTTTAACTGACACGCAAAGTGGCTACACCAGAGTCAGACATTGTTCTCAAGCCCGAGCCATAGAAAACGAATGTTATGTAGCTATTGCAGGATGTGTTGGGAATCTTCCAAAAGTAAATAATATGGATATTCAATATGCGCAAACAGCTCTTTTCACGCCTTCGGATTTTCAATTTCCAAGTACGGGTATAAAAGCGGAAGCCACACCAAATACCGAAATGACTTTGATTGTAGATGTAGATTTAAATTTATTGAAAGAACTCCACGAACACGGAAGCGCCAGAATTCTAAAAGACAGAAGAACCGATTTATACGAAATTACAAGACTTGGTAAGGCGTAG
- a CDS encoding single-stranded DNA-binding protein, producing MNAIKNRVQLLGNVGNDPEIKNFDEGKKKAILNIATSDSYKNDKGEKVEQTEWHTVVAWGKVAEIIEKFVTKGKQIAIDGKLTHRSYDDKNGEKRYITEVVVNEIMLLGK from the coding sequence ATGAATGCAATTAAAAACAGAGTACAGTTACTAGGTAATGTAGGTAATGATCCAGAAATCAAAAACTTCGACGAGGGAAAGAAAAAAGCAATTTTAAACATTGCTACCAGCGACAGTTACAAAAACGACAAAGGAGAAAAAGTTGAACAAACCGAATGGCACACCGTAGTTGCTTGGGGAAAAGTGGCCGAAATTATCGAAAAATTTGTAACGAAAGGAAAACAAATTGCAATAGACGGAAAACTAACCCATAGAAGTTACGATGATAAGAATGGTGAAAAGCGCTATATTACCGAAGTAGTTGTAAATGAGATCATGCTCCTTGGGAAATAG